One genomic segment of Helianthus annuus cultivar XRQ/B chromosome 14, HanXRQr2.0-SUNRISE, whole genome shotgun sequence includes these proteins:
- the LOC110906735 gene encoding uncharacterized protein LOC110906735, with protein sequence MANNLTTVVQNIKHNNEVGSSDKPPMLLNVLDYPEWKGRFESSTLTITSYLALTDEQRKYYECEEKAMSLITMSLPQSILHTFSRKTSSKEMWDSLSERYEGNELFKKRRLDRIKTQFEVFKAMKNESLDDLVNRFYHLLSELDRSQPGLYTDFEKVEKFLNCLPKQWNMFTTLIKESPQYEEFTLEQAIQKIKGYAWTLEDQDSDFEKL encoded by the exons ATGGCAAACAATTTAACCACTGTGGTTcaaaatataaaacacaacaatGAAGTCGGAAGCAGTGACAAACCTCCGATGTTGTTAAATGTACTTGACTATCCAGAATGGAAAGGTCGTTTTGAGAG CTCGACTTTAACAATTACCAGCTACCTTGCTTTAACCGACGAACAAAGAAAGTATTATGAATGTGAAGAAAAAGCCATGTCTTTGATCACAATGTCTTTGCCACAATCAATCCTTCACACGTTTAGTAGGAAAACCTCATCAAAGGAGATGTGGGATAGTCTAAGTGAAAGGTATGAAGGGAATGAATTGTTTAAGAAAAGAAGGCTTGATCGAATCAAGACACAGTTTGAGGTGTTTAAGGCCATGAAAAATGAATCTTTAGATGATTTGGTCAACAGATTTTATCATCTATTAAGTGAATTGGATCGTAGCCAACCAGGATTGTATACTGACTTTGAGAAGGTGGAAAAGTTTCTCAATTGCTTACCGAAGCAATGGAACATGTTTACTACTTTAATCAAAGAAAGTCCACAATATGAAGAATTTACTCTTGAGCAGGCTATTCAGAAAATAAAAGGCTATGCATGGACCTTAGAAGATCAAGATTCTGATTTCGAGAAGCTTTAA